Sequence from the Microbacterium sp. 1.5R genome:
CGCGGTTCGTCGGTTCTCGGCGCTGCCGGACTCGGCCGACTGGCTGCACCGCCTGCGCGTGGTCGGCATCGACCTGCGCGACCCCGCTCAGGTGATCGGCCTCGCCGACTCTGTCGCGGCTCAGGGGCCGCTCGACATCCTGATCAACAACGCCGCGCAGACGGTGCGACGCTCACCGGGGTCATACTCTCTCCTGGCGGATGCCGAGCTGCAGCCGCTTCCCGACGGACCGCTGCCCGAGATGGAGACGTTCGGACACACCGCCGATCCGCATCCGCAGGCGCTGCAGGCTTCGGTCGATGCGCATCCGCTGCTGTCCGTCGCGGCGCTCGGCGGCACCGTCGCCGAGCAGGGCGGCCAGGCGCTGACAGCCGAAGACCTCGCACGACTCGCGATGGCCCCCGGATCGTCGTCGCTCGAGAAGCACGCCGACGGCACCGCCATCGACGCAGGCGGACTCGTGCCCGACGTCAACCGCACGAACAGCTGGGTGCAGTCGATCGATCAGGTCGATCCGCTCGAGATGCTCGAGGTGCAGCTGGCCAACACGACGGCGCCGTTCCTGTTGATCAGTCGCCTGCGCGCCTCGATGGCGGCCTCGTCGGCGAACCGCAAGTACGTGGTCAACGTCTCGGCGATGGAGGGGCAGTTCTCGCGCCGGTACAAGGGTCCCGGTCACCCGCACACGAACATGGCCAAGGCGGCGCTGAACATGCTGACGCGCACGAGCGCCGGCGAGATGCTCGAGACCGACGGCATCCTCATGACCGCCGTCGACACCGGTTGGATCACCGACGAGCGCCCCCACTTCACCAAGGTGCGCCTGGCCGAGGAGGGCTTCCACGCCCCGCTCGACCTCGTTGACGGAGCGGCCCGCGTGTACGACCCGATCGTGCGCGGCGAGGCCGGCGAAGACATCCACGGCGTGTTCCTGAAGGACTACGAGCCCAGCCCCTGGTGAGTCGGCGGCCTCTGAGCTGCGGGCTGCCGTGACTGCACCGCCGGACCCATGCCGTCTGCAGGATGGGATCCCGTCTGCAGGAGGGGACGGGGAATCTGGTCCTGCGTCCGTGCTTCGGTCCTGCGAACGGTGTGCTGGTCGCCACCCTGGGCCGCGCGCGACGGTCAGTGCGAGCGGATCTCGAGGTTCTCGGACGCCCAGGTGCCGAGCTGATCGAGGATGGGCAGCAGCCCACGTCCGCTGTCGGTCAGTGAGTACGAGACCGTGACAGGCGGACCGGCGTCGACCGCGCGGGCCACGAGCCCGGCCTCGGCGAGCTCTGCCAGCCGGTCGGAGAGCACGGTGTCGCTGATGCCGGACACCCCGCGGCGCAGCGCGACGAACGTCGAAGGACCGCCGCCGAGCGACGAGACGATCATGCCGTTCCAGCGTTTGCCGAGCACACTGAAGGCCAGTGTGACGGCGGCGTCGCAGACGTGACGCTCTTCGTCGATCTCGGCCATGCGCCCATCATACCTGTGCTACGTTAACGCGAGTCGCTAAGAAAAACAGAGTCACTACGAAAAACGAAAGGCACTTCTCATGTCCCTGTTCCGCCTGGATGCCAGCATCCTGCCCGCGTCGTCCGCCAGCCGTTCGCTCGCCGACCTCGTCGAAGCCGAGTGGACCGCCTCGCACCCGGACTCCACGGTCACCCGCCGCGACCTCGCCGCCGACCCCGTGCCCGCGACGGCATGGGCGGATGCCGTGACCGGCGGATTCGTCGACGACGCCGAGCGCACCGACGCTCAGCGCGCAGCGCGCGCCCTCGCCACCACCTTCGCCGACGAGCTGATCGGCGCCGACGCGCTGCTCTTCGCCGTGCCGCTCTACAACTACGGCGTCTCGCAGCACTTCAAGACCTGGTTCGACCTGGCCTACACCGACCCGCGCATCGACCCGCAGGGCACCGCATTGCGCGGCAAGCCGGCGACCCTCGTCACCGTGCTCGGCGGCAACTACGCCCCCGGAACGCCCAAGGAGGGCTGGGACCACTCCACCGGATGGCTGCGCCGCGTGCTCGAGGACGTCTGGGGCCTCGACCTGCGCATCGTCGAGCGTCCGTTCACCCTGGTCGGCGTGAACCCCGCTCTCGACGCCTTCGCCGACACCGCCCGCGAGCTCAAGGAGAACGCCGAGGAGTCGGCGCGCACGTACGGCCGCGAGCTCGCCGCACTGCGGGGCGACCAGGTCGCCTGACCCGGCATCCTGAGCGGTCCCGCCCCTCCAGGCATCCCGTCTGGTCCCGCCCCTCCAGGCGTCCCGTCTGCAGGATCAGGGCACGGATGCAAGGCCAGAACACGGTTTCTGGTCCTGCATCCGTGCCTCGGTCCTGCAGACGGCACAGGAACCGGACCTCCGGGCAGGACCCGGACCTCCAGACGACCGACCGCCGCCTCAGGCGAGCGGCCGGGGGAACGGATGCGGCAGCCACACCGTCACGTTCAGACCCCCGCCATGCCGAGCGGTGAGCACGAGGGATCCGTCATGCGCCTGGGCGATGCGCTGCACGATGGCGAGGCCCAGGCCGACACCGCCGTGATCCTCGCCGCGCGTGCGGTCGGCACCTCTCTGGAACGGTTCCGCGAGCGTCGCGACGAGATGGGCGGGCAGCACGTCGCTCGTGTTCTCGACCACCAACGCCACAGCCTGCGGCAGAACATGCGTCCGCACGATGACCGTGCCGCCCGCGGGCAGGTTGTGAACGATCGCGTTGTGCACCAGGTTCGTGATCAGCTGCTGGAGCAGGGCGGGGGATCCGAGCACGTTCGCGGTGTCACCGCCGACGTCGATGGACACACCACGTCGCTCGGCCGACGGCAGAAGCGTCTCGGTCGACTCCTCGGCGAGCAGTGACAGGTCGACCGGCTCGCGGGTGAACGCGCGGCGCTCGGCACGGCTCAGCATCAGCAGGGCCTCGGTCAGCTCGATCGCGCGCGCATTGACCTCGTGCAGTCGGTCGATCAGCGCGTCGACGTCGCGGTCGGGGTCGTTGCGGGCGACCTCCAGCATCGCCTGCGAGATCGCGAGCGGGGTACGCAGCTCGTGCGAGGCGTTGGCGGCGAACCGCTGCTGCTCGCCCATGTGCGCCTCGAGCTGCTCGAGCATCGAGTCGAAGACATCGGCCAGATCACGGAACTCGTCGCGCGGTCCCTCGAGGGCGACCCGGTGCGACAGCGACCCCTGCGCGGCGAGCTGCGCTGCCCGTCCGATGCGGTCGAGGGGGGCCAGCATCCGTCCGGCGATGATCCATCCGCCGCCGATTCCGATCGCGAGCAGCACGAGCATCATCACGATCGCAGCCGGAATGAATGCGCGGATCAGGTCCGAGCGGTTCGGCACGAAGCGGTCGGCGATGATCGCGGCATCCGGTACATACCGCAGCAGGTATACGGCGACGGCCGCGAGCAGACCGATGCCTGACACGACCACGACGCCCGCATAGCTCAGCGTGAGCTTCCAGCGGGCGCTCATGCCTCGGCGCCTCACGGGCCGAACGGGATCAGCCATCGGCATCCGTTCCGATGCGGTAGCCGACGCCGGGGACGGTGAGGATCAGCCACGGCTCGCCCAGTCGCTTGCGCAGCGACGAGACCGTGATGCGCACGGCGTTCGTGAACGGGTCGGCGTTCTCATCCCACGCGCGCTCGAGCAGCTGCTCGGCGCTCACGACTCCGCCGCCCGCATCGACGAGCACCTCGAGCACCGCGAACTGCTTGCGCGTCAGGGCCACGTACTTGCCGTCGCGGAAGACCTCGCGGCGGAACGGGTCGAGACGCAACCCTGCGACTTCGAGCACGGGCGGCCTGGCGCGGTGGCGACGACGGTCGAGCGCCCGCAGGCGCAGCACGAGCTCGCGCAGCTCGAAGGGCTTGGTGAGATAGTCGTCGGCGCCGATCTCGAAACCCGACTCCTTGTCGTCGAGGCGATCGGCCGCGGTGAGCATGAGGATCGGGATGCCGCTGCCCGAGGCCACGATCGACCTCGCCACATCGTCTCCCGATGGACCGGGGATGTCGCGGTCGAGTACCGCGAGATCGTAGGAGTTGATGCTGAGCAGCTCGAGGGCCGTGTCGCCGTCGCCGGCGATGTCCGCCGCGATCGCCTCGAGCCTCAGGCCGTCTCGCACAGCCTCCGCGAGATAGGGCTCGTCCTCGACGATCAGCACACGCACGACACAGCTCCCATGTGCTCAGAGCTTACGCACCCGGACATATCGGGAGCATATGAGAAATCGCATACGTCGTCGCAACACGCCTCCTTCTTGACTGAGGACATGAACACTCGCTCCACCTCCTCACGGCGACGCCTCACCGCGATCGTCGGTGCCGCCCTGCTCGCCGTCGCTCTCACGGTCTCGGTCGTGCTGATCGGTCAGCAGTCTCTGGCGTCGGCATCCGTCGTGCCGACCGTCGCGCCGTCGTCCCTCAGCGAGGCGGACGGGATGATCCGCGAGGAGGGCGCGGTCTCGGTGTTCGACGACACGCCCGCCGTGACGAATCTCGACTCCGACCTGCTCGCCGCCGTGCGCGCTGCCGCATCCGCTGCCGAGCACGACGGCGTGCGGATGCATGTGAACAGCGGCTGGCGGTCGGCCGACTACCAGCAGGTGCTGCGTCAGGATGCGGTCGTCGAGTACGGCTCCGAAGAGGAGGCCGCGCGCTGGGTCGCCACCCCCGAGAACTCCGAGCACGTATCGGGAGACGCGGTCGACCTCGGCCCTCTCGCCGCTCAGGACTGGCTGGCACGCCACGGCGCGGACTTCGGCCTCTGCCAGATCTACGCGAATGAGCGCTGGCACTTCGAGCTGCGGCCGGCGGCCCCGGCGAACGGGTGCCCGCTGATGTACGACGACCCGACCACCGATCCCAGGACGCAGCGATGACCACGGCGCTCACCACTCCACGCCGCACCCTCTCGCGCGTTCACCCGCCGACATTGCACACGATCCCTGACGCGATCGGAGCGAACGTCGAGCGGATCCGATCGGCCACGGATGCCCGCATCATGGCGGTCGTCAAGGCCGACGGCTACGGCCTCGGCGCCGTGACCGTCGCTCTCGCGGCGATCGCGGCCGGGGCCGAGTGGCTCGGGATCACGGATGCCGAGGATGCCGCCCCGCTGCGTGCGGCGGGTGTCGAGGTGCCGATCCTCGCCTGGCTCAACCCCGCCGGGGTCGACGTCGCGCAGGTCGTCGCGGATCGCGTCGATCTGGCTGTCGGCTCGGTCGAGGAGCTGCGGCAGCTGATCGCGGATGCGTCGGCGCTGCCGAACGGGTGCGTTCGCGTGCATCTGCACATGGACACGGGCATGTCGCGGGGCGGCGTACCGCTCGAGGACTGGGCCGAGCTGCTGCGGGTGGCTCGCACGGGCCGCGACTCGGGTCGTGCACGCATCGACGTCGTCGGGGTGATGGGGCACCTGCCAGACGCCGACGCCGCCGACCCGGCGAAGAACGCGCCCGCTGTGCTCCGGATGCGACAGGCGAGGGATGCCGTGCTGCGTGCCGGATTCGGTCCTCTGCTCGTGCATCTCGCGGCGACGTCCGGGACGCTGACGGATGCCGCCACGCACTTCGACATGGTCAGGGTCGGCGCCGGGCTGGTCGGCATCGATCCGTCGGAGACGGTGCCGCTGCAGGGGGCGGCGCGGCTGACGGCATCGGTCGTGCACAGCAGTGTCGTGCCGGCGGGCACCGCGATCGGCTACGGCGGCGCGTATGCGACGACGCGCACCTCGCATCTGAGCGTGATCGGGGTCGGGTATGCCGACGGCATCCCGCGGGAGCTCGGTGCGGGCGCAGGGGTGGCGGTCGACGGCATCCGGTGCCCGATCGTCGGTCGCGTGTCGATGGATCAGATCGTGATCGACACGGGTGACCTCTCGATGCCGAGGGGTACCACGGCCGTGGTCTTCGGACCCGAGGGGGGCGCGGTGCCGAGTATGCAGGAGTGGGCGCGGTGGGCGGGGAGCATCCCGCACACCGTCGTGACGGGCATCGGCTCCCGCGTCGAGAGGGCCATCGCATGAGAGTGCTGGTGATCGGGGGAGGGCAGAACGCCGAGCACGAGGTGTCGCTCGCCTCGGCGGCAGCGGTCGCAGAGGCCCTGCGGCTCGGGGGATACGACGTGAGCACGGTGACGATCTCGCGGCAGGGCGTGTGGGAGGTGGCGGGCGTCTCGGAGGGTGCCACCGCCGCCGGATCCCTCGCTCTCGCGATGCCGCTCCTCGCCGACTGCGACGTCGTATTCCCCGCCGTGCATGGACCCCTGGGAGAGGACGGAGCACTCGCGGCACTGTGCGGTCTCGCAGGGGTGCGCGTGGTCGGATCGGGTCCGCGGGCCGGCGCCATCGGCATGGACAAGTGGGCCACCAAGCTCGTCGCCGAAGCGGCAGGGCTGCGCACGGCACGGGGACGCGTCGTCGATGCGGCGGACTGCGGCGATGCCGAGTTCGAGGGGCCCGTGGTGGTGAAGC
This genomic interval carries:
- a CDS encoding SDR family NAD(P)-dependent oxidoreductase — translated: MTDAPDAASDLGAGIDPEDLATTLRVLSELHQIDNEHPDFVAVRHATAAMFKAVKRVRRKEIRDAIADADKAVVARTATGAPDRIDDETRGHDLATSVVDAPIAGELLKPRNCYICKQPYTVVDAFYHQLCPDCARFSHGKRNARTDLTGKRALLTGGRAKIGMHIALRLLRDGAHTTITTRFPRDAVRRFSALPDSADWLHRLRVVGIDLRDPAQVIGLADSVAAQGPLDILINNAAQTVRRSPGSYSLLADAELQPLPDGPLPEMETFGHTADPHPQALQASVDAHPLLSVAALGGTVAEQGGQALTAEDLARLAMAPGSSSLEKHADGTAIDAGGLVPDVNRTNSWVQSIDQVDPLEMLEVQLANTTAPFLLISRLRASMAASSANRKYVVNVSAMEGQFSRRYKGPGHPHTNMAKAALNMLTRTSAGEMLETDGILMTAVDTGWITDERPHFTKVRLAEEGFHAPLDLVDGAARVYDPIVRGEAGEDIHGVFLKDYEPSPW
- a CDS encoding FMN-dependent NADH-azoreductase, with amino-acid sequence MSLFRLDASILPASSASRSLADLVEAEWTASHPDSTVTRRDLAADPVPATAWADAVTGGFVDDAERTDAQRAARALATTFADELIGADALLFAVPLYNYGVSQHFKTWFDLAYTDPRIDPQGTALRGKPATLVTVLGGNYAPGTPKEGWDHSTGWLRRVLEDVWGLDLRIVERPFTLVGVNPALDAFADTARELKENAEESARTYGRELAALRGDQVA
- a CDS encoding winged helix-turn-helix transcriptional regulator translates to MAEIDEERHVCDAAVTLAFSVLGKRWNGMIVSSLGGGPSTFVALRRGVSGISDTVLSDRLAELAEAGLVARAVDAGPPVTVSYSLTDSGRGLLPILDQLGTWASENLEIRSH
- a CDS encoding response regulator transcription factor; this encodes MRVLIVEDEPYLAEAVRDGLRLEAIAADIAGDGDTALELLSINSYDLAVLDRDIPGPSGDDVARSIVASGSGIPILMLTAADRLDDKESGFEIGADDYLTKPFELRELVLRLRALDRRRHRARPPVLEVAGLRLDPFRREVFRDGKYVALTRKQFAVLEVLVDAGGGVVSAEQLLERAWDENADPFTNAVRITVSSLRKRLGEPWLILTVPGVGYRIGTDADG
- a CDS encoding sensor histidine kinase; this translates as MSARWKLTLSYAGVVVVSGIGLLAAVAVYLLRYVPDAAIIADRFVPNRSDLIRAFIPAAIVMMLVLLAIGIGGGWIIAGRMLAPLDRIGRAAQLAAQGSLSHRVALEGPRDEFRDLADVFDSMLEQLEAHMGEQQRFAANASHELRTPLAISQAMLEVARNDPDRDVDALIDRLHEVNARAIELTEALLMLSRAERRAFTREPVDLSLLAEESTETLLPSAERRGVSIDVGGDTANVLGSPALLQQLITNLVHNAIVHNLPAGGTVIVRTHVLPQAVALVVENTSDVLPAHLVATLAEPFQRGADRTRGEDHGGVGLGLAIVQRIAQAHDGSLVLTARHGGGLNVTVWLPHPFPRPLA
- the alr gene encoding alanine racemase encodes the protein MTTALTTPRRTLSRVHPPTLHTIPDAIGANVERIRSATDARIMAVVKADGYGLGAVTVALAAIAAGAEWLGITDAEDAAPLRAAGVEVPILAWLNPAGVDVAQVVADRVDLAVGSVEELRQLIADASALPNGCVRVHLHMDTGMSRGGVPLEDWAELLRVARTGRDSGRARIDVVGVMGHLPDADAADPAKNAPAVLRMRQARDAVLRAGFGPLLVHLAATSGTLTDAATHFDMVRVGAGLVGIDPSETVPLQGAARLTASVVHSSVVPAGTAIGYGGAYATTRTSHLSVIGVGYADGIPRELGAGAGVAVDGIRCPIVGRVSMDQIVIDTGDLSMPRGTTAVVFGPEGGAVPSMQEWARWAGSIPHTVVTGIGSRVERAIA
- a CDS encoding M15 family metallopeptidase, giving the protein MNTRSTSSRRRLTAIVGAALLAVALTVSVVLIGQQSLASASVVPTVAPSSLSEADGMIREEGAVSVFDDTPAVTNLDSDLLAAVRAAASAAEHDGVRMHVNSGWRSADYQQVLRQDAVVEYGSEEEAARWVATPENSEHVSGDAVDLGPLAAQDWLARHGADFGLCQIYANERWHFELRPAAPANGCPLMYDDPTTDPRTQR